The Bacteroidota bacterium genome contains a region encoding:
- a CDS encoding DUF2177 family protein codes for MKSMLTKRFFISWILSGIVMFSLSYLWHGIFLNDFSQLNYPKQVFFVIAILVYLIISMGIAVVYSHPKLDSMKKQPLQKGLVVGAAFGFALYMITLVIGVSFTRTMSLGNIMFDCGWQMIEQAIGGAVVGFSSIFVSNEHLFDSDI; via the coding sequence ATGAAGTCGATGCTTACTAAACGTTTTTTTATTTCATGGATATTGTCGGGTATAGTGATGTTCTCACTTTCGTATTTGTGGCATGGAATATTTCTAAATGATTTTTCACAATTAAATTACCCTAAACAGGTTTTCTTTGTAATTGCAATATTGGTTTACCTCATCATATCTATGGGTATTGCGGTTGTTTATTCACACCCCAAATTGGATAGTATGAAAAAGCAACCACTGCAAAAAGGCTTGGTTGTAGGAGCAGCTTTTGGTTTTGCACTATACATGATTACCCTTGTAATTGGTGTATCATTTACCCGAACCATGTCATTGGGCAACATTATGTTTGATTGCGGTTGGCAAATGATTGAACAAGCTATTGGTGGCGCAGTTGTTGGATTTTCAAGTATTTTTGTATCAAACGAACATTTGTTTGATTCCGATATTTAA
- a CDS encoding thioredoxin family protein has protein sequence MKQHFFFMMLMLQLSQSISYAQELDKALAIDFKNINFEEAKLQAKQSGKAIFMDVYAVWCIPCKQFEKTVFTDKEVGTKFNASFVNLKVDAEKPEGRIIAKKFSVGGYPTGIFINSEGELLAKFEGVLPKSNFMLYADNALKMLEDPHGFEKALSRYAADKQNIKSIQNLLHIALLSGNQISPEAMDAYFAACTDAQFISDTSDLKIWVRSTPTIIAGKASYMYFLDKRAVVQSLLQLDANFLRSFYYNSLQTGIQHAAAEKNLSNLRFILKLNTELPIDLRQVENIDYELEYYLEIKDWSAYLAKMNTYCHQTFDRLTAIPKNSNPALAERINTFAWNYLLYAENKSDLAFAEQLMEKCISLDSTFAAWYDTYAGIVYKLGDTNKAILIETKAVSLSEKKDAEKAIYLRKIERMKHGDKIWLPEQY, from the coding sequence ATGAAACAGCATTTTTTTTTCATGATGCTTATGCTGCAGCTGTCTCAGAGCATAAGCTATGCACAAGAGCTTGATAAAGCGTTAGCAATTGATTTTAAAAACATCAATTTTGAGGAAGCTAAACTTCAAGCCAAACAGAGTGGCAAAGCCATTTTTATGGATGTTTACGCGGTATGGTGCATCCCATGCAAACAATTCGAAAAAACAGTTTTCACCGATAAAGAAGTCGGAACTAAATTTAATGCCTCATTTGTAAATTTAAAAGTAGATGCCGAAAAACCTGAAGGTAGAATTATTGCTAAGAAGTTTTCGGTAGGCGGCTATCCTACAGGGATATTTATTAATTCGGAAGGTGAATTGCTTGCAAAATTTGAAGGTGTACTGCCCAAATCAAATTTTATGCTTTATGCCGACAATGCCTTAAAAATGCTGGAAGACCCACACGGTTTCGAGAAGGCCCTTTCCCGTTATGCTGCCGATAAACAAAATATAAAAAGCATTCAAAATTTATTGCACATAGCATTGCTTTCCGGTAACCAAATTTCTCCGGAGGCAATGGATGCTTATTTTGCAGCTTGCACGGATGCACAGTTTATCTCAGATACATCCGATTTAAAAATATGGGTACGCTCTACTCCTACTATTATTGCAGGGAAAGCAAGCTATATGTATTTTTTAGACAAGCGTGCTGTGGTACAAAGCCTGTTACAACTTGATGCGAATTTTCTTCGAAGCTTTTATTACAATTCCTTGCAAACAGGAATTCAACACGCAGCCGCTGAGAAAAATTTAAGCAATTTAAGATTCATCCTAAAATTAAATACTGAATTACCAATAGATCTCAGGCAGGTAGAAAACATTGATTATGAATTGGAATATTATTTGGAAATAAAAGACTGGAGTGCATACTTAGCTAAAATGAATACCTATTGCCACCAAACTTTTGACAGACTTACCGCAATACCTAAAAATTCAAACCCTGCTTTGGCGGAACGCATCAACACTTTTGCCTGGAATTATTTGTTGTATGCTGAGAATAAATCCGACCTTGCTTTTGCCGAGCAATTAATGGAAAAATGCATTTCGCTCGACAGCACATTTGCAGCTTGGTACGACACCTATGCCGGCATAGTTTACAAACTCGGAGATACCAATAAAGCCATTCTAATAGAAACAAAAGCAGTTTCCTTATCCGAAAAAAAGGATGCTGAAAAAGCAATTTATCTGCGTAAAATTGAACGCATGAAGCATGGTGATAAAATATGGCTACCCGAACAATATTGA
- a CDS encoding VOC family protein: protein MKQNIIGVQQVGVGIPDVQKAWEFYRKNFGMDIPVFQDSAEAKLMTRYTGGVVHARSAIMAINLQGGSGLEIWQFTSRTTDPAKFEIQLGDHGIFITRIKCKNVEETYALFKSQNLDLIGGLKKDPSGSTYFLVKDYFGNIFQVVPGYEWFRKEKHLTGGVCGAHIGVSNMERAMKFYGELLGYDKVIYDSTGVFEDWADVPGGKHKFRRVLLSRTVENSGTFSRLLGSSQIELVQVLDRPARKIFENRFWGDAGFIHFSFDVRDMKELEKNFAAHGYPFTIDSNTSFDMGEAAGHFSYIEDPDGTLIEFVETYRIPILKKIGWYLNVSKRDQNKPLPDWMLKSLKFSRKKD, encoded by the coding sequence ATGAAACAAAACATAATTGGTGTACAGCAAGTGGGGGTTGGAATTCCGGATGTGCAGAAAGCATGGGAGTTTTACCGCAAAAATTTCGGAATGGATATTCCGGTATTTCAAGATAGCGCTGAAGCAAAATTGATGACACGTTATACCGGCGGTGTAGTGCACGCGCGGAGTGCTATTATGGCCATAAACTTGCAAGGTGGCAGTGGCCTTGAAATATGGCAGTTTACCAGCAGAACTACCGATCCTGCAAAATTTGAAATACAATTAGGCGATCATGGGATTTTTATTACCCGAATCAAATGTAAAAATGTGGAGGAAACCTATGCTCTTTTTAAAAGTCAGAATTTGGATTTAATTGGAGGACTTAAGAAAGACCCATCAGGAAGCACCTATTTTTTAGTAAAAGATTATTTTGGAAATATTTTTCAAGTGGTGCCGGGATATGAATGGTTTCGAAAAGAAAAGCATTTAACCGGGGGAGTTTGCGGAGCTCATATTGGGGTAAGCAACATGGAACGCGCCATGAAGTTTTACGGTGAACTCTTGGGTTACGATAAAGTGATTTATGATAGTACAGGAGTTTTTGAGGATTGGGCAGATGTGCCGGGAGGAAAGCATAAATTCAGAAGAGTATTGCTTTCACGCACCGTTGAAAATTCAGGAACTTTTAGTCGTTTGTTAGGCTCTAGCCAGATTGAATTGGTGCAGGTGCTTGACCGTCCTGCACGCAAAATATTTGAAAACCGATTCTGGGGAGATGCCGGATTTATACATTTCAGTTTTGATGTGCGCGACATGAAAGAATTGGAAAAAAACTTTGCAGCACACGGTTATCCATTTACCATCGATAGCAATACTTCTTTTGATATGGGGGAAGCAGCCGGACATTTCAGCTACATAGAAGATCCCGACGGCACACTCATTGAATTTGTAGAAACATACCGCATTCCCATTTTAAAGAAAATTGGTTGGTACCTTAATGTTTCTAAACGCGATCAAAACAAGCCGCTTCCGGATTGGATGCTCAAATCGTTGAAATTTAGCAGGAAGAAAGATTAA
- a CDS encoding NCS1 family nucleobase:cation symporter-1 — MQQEFELTEDKKNSGLFSEDLAPISQHQRSWGTWNYAALWISMSLCIPTYMLASSLIEGGMNWWEAILTIFLGNAIVLVPMILNGHAGAKYGIPFPVLARASFGVKGANIPAILRAIVACGWFGIQTWIGGYALFLMLRVWFPAVDTLPQIFPDSFSLQTGPAITFVVFWLLNMYVVYLGVDSIKKLLVFKAFFLPAAALALLFWAINAGHGLGPILAQPSKFASSTEFWHFFFPALTGMVGFWATLSLNIPDFTRYAKSQRAQIVGQSIGLAPSMTLFAFIGVVVTSATVIIYGKTIWDPLEVAGKFDSKLLVSFAMIAVTISTLATNIAANIVSPANDFANLSPAKINFKTGGYITGIIGILIFPWKLVADPNGYIFTWLIGYSSLLGPIGGIMIVDYFFIRKKELNVNDLYSQKGQYKYSNGVNRNALIALLLAIVPNIPGFLVTIKVIDVNVFGEWVSQLYNYAWFVGFFVSGLVYLILMKRQAQ, encoded by the coding sequence ATGCAACAAGAATTCGAACTTACAGAGGATAAAAAAAACTCGGGACTTTTTAGCGAAGACCTTGCTCCTATCTCACAGCACCAGCGTTCTTGGGGAACCTGGAACTACGCGGCATTATGGATCAGCATGAGTTTGTGTATCCCCACGTATATGCTTGCCAGTTCCTTAATTGAAGGTGGAATGAATTGGTGGGAAGCAATCTTGACTATATTCTTAGGCAATGCAATTGTGCTAGTTCCAATGATTTTGAACGGTCATGCCGGAGCAAAATACGGTATCCCTTTTCCGGTTTTAGCACGTGCCAGTTTTGGTGTGAAAGGTGCTAATATTCCTGCCATACTCCGCGCCATTGTTGCCTGTGGATGGTTTGGAATCCAGACTTGGATTGGTGGATATGCCTTATTTTTGATGCTTCGGGTATGGTTTCCTGCTGTTGATACATTGCCGCAAATTTTTCCGGATTCCTTTAGTCTACAAACCGGACCGGCTATCACTTTTGTTGTTTTTTGGTTATTGAATATGTATGTGGTTTATCTGGGTGTGGATAGCATTAAAAAACTATTGGTATTTAAAGCATTTTTTCTTCCGGCAGCTGCATTAGCACTTTTATTTTGGGCCATAAATGCTGGGCATGGCCTCGGTCCTATCCTTGCCCAACCCAGTAAATTTGCAAGCAGTACCGAATTTTGGCATTTCTTTTTTCCTGCTTTAACCGGAATGGTAGGATTTTGGGCAACACTTTCGTTGAATATTCCTGACTTTACACGTTATGCTAAAAGTCAACGGGCACAAATAGTTGGACAAAGTATTGGCCTAGCTCCTAGTATGACTTTGTTCGCATTTATTGGAGTAGTAGTTACTTCTGCAACCGTTATCATTTATGGCAAAACCATTTGGGATCCCTTGGAAGTGGCCGGAAAATTCGACAGCAAATTATTGGTGAGTTTTGCAATGATTGCTGTAACCATCTCCACCCTCGCTACAAACATTGCTGCTAATATTGTGAGTCCGGCTAACGATTTTGCCAATCTCTCTCCTGCTAAAATTAATTTTAAAACCGGCGGTTACATCACAGGAATTATTGGGATTTTAATTTTTCCATGGAAATTAGTTGCAGATCCAAATGGCTACATATTTACATGGCTTATTGGCTACTCAAGTTTGCTTGGTCCCATTGGTGGGATTATGATTGTGGATTATTTTTTTATTCGAAAAAAAGAATTGAATGTAAATGACTTGTATTCGCAAAAAGGACAATACAAATATTCGAATGGAGTTAACAGGAATGCCCTAATCGCCTTGCTCCTGGCTATTGTTCCAAACATACCCGGTTTTTTGGTAACCATTAAAGTTATTGATGTAAATGTGTTCGGAGAATGGGTTTCTCAACTGTATAATTATGCTTGGTTTGTTGGATTTTTTGTTTCGGGATTGGTGTATTTAATTTTAATGAAAAGACAAGCACAGTAA
- the kdsA gene encoding 3-deoxy-8-phosphooctulonate synthase has translation MLNHLPNISHTQSGNFFLIAGPCVVENESVVFEIGRKVKSICDQLEIPYIFKASYRKANRSRIDSFTGIGDQKALELIAKVGKELAVPTLTDIHTEQEAALAAKYVDVLQIPAFLCRQTELLIAAAKTGKTVNIKKGQFLAPESMKFGVDKVRQSGNEHVWLTERGAMFGYQDMIVDFRGIPEMQKNNVPVILDVTHSLQQPNQTSGVTGGKPELIATIAKAGIAVGADGIFIETHPRPAEALSDGANMLPLDKLENLLIQLIKIRKALL, from the coding sequence ATGTTAAATCATCTTCCCAATATTAGCCATACCCAATCAGGTAACTTTTTTTTAATAGCCGGACCTTGCGTGGTTGAAAACGAAAGCGTTGTTTTTGAAATTGGTAGGAAAGTAAAATCCATTTGTGATCAACTCGAAATTCCCTACATTTTTAAGGCCTCCTATCGCAAAGCCAACCGGTCTAGAATTGATTCTTTTACCGGAATTGGAGATCAAAAAGCACTTGAACTTATTGCCAAAGTTGGGAAAGAATTAGCAGTACCTACTTTAACTGATATCCATACTGAACAGGAAGCAGCATTAGCCGCAAAATATGTAGACGTGCTGCAAATTCCTGCATTCCTTTGCCGTCAAACCGAATTGTTAATTGCAGCAGCAAAAACCGGTAAAACAGTAAACATCAAAAAAGGTCAATTTCTTGCTCCCGAATCCATGAAATTTGGAGTGGATAAGGTACGTCAGTCCGGAAATGAACATGTTTGGCTTACCGAACGCGGAGCTATGTTTGGCTATCAGGATATGATTGTTGATTTTAGAGGCATTCCTGAAATGCAAAAAAATAATGTTCCTGTGATATTAGATGTAACACACAGTTTGCAACAACCCAATCAAACAAGCGGAGTTACCGGTGGAAAACCTGAGCTAATTGCTACTATTGCAAAAGCCGGTATCGCAGTGGGTGCAGATGGAATTTTTATTGAAACCCATCCCCGACCGGCAGAAGCACTTTCAGATGGCGCCAATATGCTTCCTTTAGATAAATTGGAAAACCTATTAATTCAGCTCATAAAAATCCGAAAAGCACTTCTTTAA
- a CDS encoding SDR family oxidoreductase produces MKNLSHKVVWITGASSGIGEALCYEFGKLECKLVLSARRIEELERVKNNCPENLHNILLLPFDLSDAANINGLAEKVIQHFGKIDILINNGGVSQRAWAKDTSLEVDRLLFETNYFSTIALTKSVLPYMIAQNSGYLVATSSVAGKYGFFLRSSYAATKHALHGFFESLRFEVIANNIKVSLICPGKIKTNISINALTGKGEKFGKMDESTANGVSAEDCAKKIIAGMHREKEEIFIGGKEILPVYIKRFFPGLFTWIMKRQKIE; encoded by the coding sequence ATGAAGAATCTTTCACACAAAGTTGTATGGATAACCGGTGCTTCTTCAGGAATTGGTGAAGCTTTGTGTTATGAATTTGGAAAACTCGAATGTAAATTGGTGTTGAGTGCCAGAAGAATTGAAGAACTCGAACGGGTAAAAAACAATTGCCCCGAAAACCTGCATAACATTTTGTTATTGCCATTCGATTTATCCGACGCCGCTAACATCAATGGCCTCGCTGAAAAAGTAATACAACACTTCGGTAAAATTGATATCCTTATCAATAATGGGGGTGTTAGTCAACGTGCCTGGGCTAAAGACACTTCCCTTGAAGTGGACCGGCTCTTATTTGAAACCAATTATTTCTCCACCATTGCACTAACGAAAAGCGTACTTCCATACATGATTGCTCAAAACTCAGGATACTTGGTTGCCACGAGCAGTGTAGCCGGAAAATATGGCTTTTTCCTAAGAAGCTCTTACGCAGCTACTAAACATGCGCTTCATGGCTTTTTTGAGTCGCTTCGTTTTGAAGTCATAGCAAACAATATTAAAGTTTCATTAATTTGTCCCGGTAAAATAAAAACTAATATTTCAATTAATGCCTTAACCGGCAAAGGTGAAAAATTTGGTAAGATGGATGAAAGCACAGCAAATGGTGTAAGTGCAGAAGATTGTGCAAAAAAAATTATCGCAGGGATGCACCGCGAAAAAGAGGAAATATTTATTGGAGGAAAAGAAATTCTTCCCGTTTACATTAAGCGCTTTTTTCCGGGTTTGTTTACTTGGATTATGAAAAGGCAAAAAATTGAATGA
- a CDS encoding nucleoside deaminase: MDKFMQLAIDEARQGLKENGIPIGSVLVKDGKLVGQGHNKRVQDGDPVTHAEIDCLRNAGRIGSYRGTTLYSTLMPCYLCAGAIVQFGIKKVYAGESETFSGAKEFMEQHGVEVIDMNLEDCKTLMKNFIAEKPELWNEDIGVD, translated from the coding sequence ATGGACAAATTCATGCAACTTGCCATTGATGAGGCAAGACAAGGTTTAAAAGAAAACGGTATTCCTATTGGTTCTGTTTTGGTAAAGGATGGAAAACTAGTTGGACAAGGACACAACAAAAGAGTACAAGACGGTGATCCTGTAACGCATGCCGAAATAGATTGTTTGCGCAATGCCGGTAGAATCGGCTCTTACCGAGGCACAACTTTATACTCCACACTTATGCCTTGCTATTTATGTGCAGGTGCCATAGTTCAATTTGGAATTAAAAAAGTATACGCAGGCGAATCCGAAACCTTTAGTGGAGCAAAGGAATTTATGGAGCAACATGGCGTGGAAGTAATAGATATGAATTTGGAAGATTGCAAAACTTTAATGAAAAACTTTATCGCTGAAAAGCCGGAGCTTTGGAATGAGGATATTGGGGTGGATTGA